GTCTGGCACCCGCCGACGCGGGTCGCACACGGGGATGAATCCGCGCGTAGCGCGCCCATCCCGGTCATGTCGCGATTGACCGCCACCGGCCGTGACGACACGGCCTCCGCGGGCAGCGGCAGATCCTGCGCCGGCAACGGGTCCGCACATACCACCACTTCGCCCGTCACCGGACGCGCGCACGGCTGGCCCGCCACCGGGACGAGGATGGAGTGCACGGCCGGCACGTCGGGCGCGGACGCAATCGAAGTCGCGACCGGCGGGGCGGACGAAGCTTGAAGCAGGAGCGCGACGATCAACATCGCGTCAGCCTGCCCCTCGCCTTGCCGACCGTCAATCGGTCACACCAGCTTACGGGCGCAGCGCCGTGTCGTCGCGGTCGTCGAGTTCGTCGTCCTCGACGCTACCGTCGTCGAACTCTTCCTGGACTTCGTCTTCCTCGACGTCGGCATCGTCGGCGTCCGCCTCGCCGTCGACGGTCGCGACCTGGTCGTCGGTCATGACCAGCTCGTCCTCGTCCTCCTCGTCGTCGTCGCTGCCGATGTCGGGATCGAGGTCGACGATGATCGTGCCGTCACCCGGCCCGTCGCGCGTCGCCTCCAGGATCTCGGCGCGCTGACTCTCGTCATAGCCTTCCTCGTCATAACCGTCGTCGCCCGAACCCTGGCCATGCACCTGATGCCCGCCCATCGCGAAGTTCCTCATCCGTTGAGCCAACGCAACGGTAGACGCGCCCGCCCGGTTCCCCATCGGCGCGCCTGTGCTGGCATCCCGGCATCGCAACGCCTAACTGGAGGCACGCAGAATAACGGAGCCCGCTTCATGCTCGATACGCCCGCCGCCGAAGTCCCGACGCTCAGCCTTGCCGACGAAGCGCGCGATCCCGCCGCATTCGCCGCCGCGCTGGGCGGTTCGTTCGAGCGCTTCGGCTTCGCGATCGTCGCTGACCACGGCGTGCCGCAGCCGCTGATCGAGCGTGCCTGGGCCGAGACCGCCGCACTGTTCGCGCTGCCCGAGGAGGAGAAGCGCCGCTATCACACGCCGGGCGGCGGCGGCGCGCGTGGTTACACGCCGTTCAAGACCGAGATCGCCAAGGATGCGCGCCACGTCGATCTCAAGGAGTTCTGGCACGTCGGTCGCGAATTGCCGGCCGGCCACCGCTTCGCCGATCAGATGGCACCCAATATCTGGCCCGATCGCCCGGAAGGCTTCCGCGCGACGTTCATCGACCTGTTCGCTGCCTTCGACCGCGCCGGGGACCGTTTGCTCGCCGCGATCGCGCGCCATCTCGGCCTCGCTCCCGACTGGTTCGATCCGGCGGTGAAGGACGGCAATTCGGTGCTGCGGCTGCTCCATTATCCCCCGATCCCGGCCGATGCGGAGGGCGTGCGCGCCGGCGCGCACGAGGACATCAACCTCATCACGCTGCTGCTCGGCGCCGAGGAAGCGGGCCTCGAACTGCTCGACCGCGCCTCGGGCCAGTGGCTGGCGGTAAAGCCGCCGGAGGGGGCGATGGTCGTCAACGTCGGCGACATGCTGCAACGGCTGACCAACCACGTCCTGCCCTCGACCACGCACCGCGTCGTCAACCCGCCGCCCGAGCGCCGCGGCCATTCGCGCTATTCGATGCCGTTCTTCCTGCACCCCGCGCCCGATTTCCTGATCGAGACGCTGCCGCAGACGATCTCCGCGGCGAACCCGAACCGCTATCCCGAGCCGATCACCGCGCATGGTTACCTCCACCAGCGGCTGGTCGAGATCGGGCTGATCAAGCCATGAGGGACCTGTCGGGCATCGTCACCGGCGCGATCCGGCTCGACCACGATGGCGAGATATCGGGCATCGTCAGCGGCGACATCACGGTCGCCGCCGGCTGCCGCGCGCTGATCTCCGGCATGATACGCGGCGACATCACCGCCGAGCCGGGCGCGGAGGTGGTGATCACCGGCATCGTCAACGGCGCGGTTCACGCCGAAGGCGCCACGGTGCACGTGACGGGAATCGTGACGCTGCCGTAAGCGGGACACGGCGGCTTACGCCATCCCCGCGCAAGTCGGGTCCAGATCGCGCGGGCGCGGCCTCGACCGGGCGAAGCCGACGATGAAACATGCCTCCTGTCATAACCCGCTTCCGCTCGTGCCGCGCTCGCCCGAATAAAGATGCGGCGAACCCGCACGTCGACCGGCTTCAGGCGAACGATGCGAGAGGGCCGCCCCACCCGGCGGCATGATGCATGCGTCACGTCATCGGCGAGCACGGCTGCGGCTCGCCACAGCACCCACCACGTGGAAGCGCCGCCGTGCCCACCCTTCCCGGCCGACACCCCTTTGAAGATCCGCCCTGCTACCCACCACAGCGGCAAACAAACCGCCGGAGCGCCCGTACCCGACCATCACGCCGACGCGCGACGGATGAAGTCGCTGCGGCTCACCACAACAGCGCCACGCAAAAGAGCGGTCGTCGCGCGCCGATCTGCCATGTGACAGCCGACCGGACACGAGCAGCGGGGCGGCTCGGCGCACCATCACGTGCACGGACAGGGCGTGCTCCGCCGCTCAGCGACAGACGAACCACGCCTGCTGCTCACCGCCGCGCCCGGCACATGGTCAGCCCGGCTCGCCACCCTTTGGATGTGCGCAAGAAGCGGAACCGGCCATGCCCGATGACGGTCGACATTCGGTTACCCAGCCACCGCCTCCGAAGGCATCCGGCGGGGCTGACCTCTCCCGACAACGGAAAACACCGCGCGTGACGGCCCGCCCGTCGTAACCTCAGCGACTCGCCACCACGCACCCGTCACTGCGAGCGCAGCGCAGCAATCCAGGGCGTCCGGCGCAGGAATGTCTTCATACCCTCGCAATGACGAAAGATCGCGAGCACAGATCGACACGCCGCCGCGATCGGCCATTACCCAATCGGTCGCCCCGCATCCGACCGCTGCCGCAAAAGGCAGGGCGGAAGCTCAAGCCGGCGACCGGCTCACCCGAACCGCCAACCCCCGCGCGACCGGCTCAGGCGGTCCGCTCCGGCACCGCCGCCACATCCGCCGCGATCGACGTCGCAGGGGCCAGCGCTTCCCACGGGAACACGAACCAGTCCTTGGTCACCGCGCGGTCGATCGTCCGCGCCGCCCACTCGACGCGCGCCGCGGAGCCACGGTTGTCGATCAGCGTCGCAAAGCGGACTGCGCCGCGCGGTGCGCCGGCCTGTTCCAGCAGCGTCCGCAACTGGGCGATCGTGCGCCCCGAATCGTTGATGTCGTCGACGAACAGCAATCGCGCACCGTCACGCGTCAACGCCGCCAACCGCGTGATCGCCGGCGCGACGCGCGCATCGTCATGTCCGGAATAATCGACCGACTCCATCGGCACCCCGGCGGCATGGCTGAGGTACACCGCCGGCACCAACCCGCCGCGCCCGACGCCGACCAGCAGCGTGGGGCGCCAGGCGGCGTCGCGGTCGATCAGCGCGGCCAGCGCGCGGACGTCGGAAATCAGGTCGGCATGGGTGACGGCGGTAAGGATCGGCATCGTCATGCCTTACACGACCGTCGCTTCGGTAACATACCCCCGCGCGCGATTTTCGCGCCCGGTTACTTCCCGAACCCGGTCGGCGCCGGCGACACCGTCACCGTGTCGCCACCGCGGACCTCCTGCACCTCCAGCGCACGCTCGGCGACGTTGTCGCGCCCGAAGCGGAACGCGCCGTCGATGCCCGAGAAGCCGTCGTCGTCGCGCAGCCGGCTCTCCGGAAACGGCGTGCCCGGTCGCCAGTCGCGCGCGATCCGCACCACCAGCAGCACCGAATCGTAGCCGAGGCTCGACAGCCGGTAGGGCGCGGCATTGAAGCGCGCGCGGTAATTGCGCGCATATTGGCGGTACAGCGTGTCCGGCACGCTGGCGAACCACGCCCCGTTCAGCGCCGCCGACGATCGCGCCGCGCCGTCCGAGTTCCACAGCTCGGTGCCCAGGATCTGCGTCGACGGGCTGCTGCGCCGCACCAGCGGCACCGCGGTGGCGGCGGTCGATGCGCCATCGGCGATCAGCACCGCCCCGAACGGCGCATCCTTCGCCATCCGCTGCACCGCGACGCCCAGCGCGCCCGGCCCGCGGTCGTAGGTCTGCAACGAGACGACGCGCCCGCCAGCCTGCTCCACCGCGCGCAGGAAGGCGGTGGACGCGCGGCTGCCGTACAGCGCGTTCGGCACCAGCCCGCCGAAATTGTCGACACCGCGGCCACGCGCATAGGCGACGACGCGCTCGATCGCCTGCGCCGGGGCATAGCCCAGCACATAGGCGCCGTTCCCGGCCACGCCGGTGTCGTTCGAGAACGACAGCACCGGCACCTTCGCGGCGCGTGCGATCGGCGCGACCGCGCGCACGTCCTCGGCCAGCAGCGGGCCGAGGATCAGCTGCGCGCCTTCGCGGATCGCGCGTGCCGCCGCGGCGCCCGCGCCGGTCGCGGTATCGTAGCTGGTGATCCGCACCTGCTGGTTGCGGGTATCGAGCAGCGCGAGCTGCGTGGCATTGGCAAGGCTCCGTCCGACCCCGCCGTTGCTGCCGGTCAACGGCACCAGCAGCGCGACACGGTTGCGCGCGACGTCCTGCGGCAGGCCGTTCACCACCTCCGGCGCGGTGTCCCGCACCGGCGGTGCGACCGGGGCGGTCGGCGCATTCTGCACCGGCCCGCGCGGCACCACCGTCGAACAGGCCGCCAGCAACAGCGCCCCCGTGACGGTGACCAGCCGCGATAATGCGTTCGACCATTGCGAACGCCCGATCGCCTCTGCCATGACTACTCCCGTGAACCCGTTGACCCCCGGCCTGTACATCGTCGCCACCCCGATCGGCAATCTCGGCGATCTTTCCCCCCGCGCAGCCCAGGTGCTTGCCGGAGCGGACATTATCGCCGTGGAGGATACGCGCGTCACCGCCGGTCTGCTCCGCCACATCGGCACAAAGCGCCCGATGACCCCCTATCACGATCATAATGCCGAGCATGTC
The genomic region above belongs to Sphingomonas phyllosphaerae 5.2 and contains:
- a CDS encoding DNA primase; its protein translation is MRNFAMGGHQVHGQGSGDDGYDEEGYDESQRAEILEATRDGPGDGTIIVDLDPDIGSDDDEEDEDELVMTDDQVATVDGEADADDADVEEDEVQEEFDDGSVEDDELDDRDDTALRP
- a CDS encoding isopenicillin N synthase family dioxygenase — encoded protein: MLDTPAAEVPTLSLADEARDPAAFAAALGGSFERFGFAIVADHGVPQPLIERAWAETAALFALPEEEKRRYHTPGGGGARGYTPFKTEIAKDARHVDLKEFWHVGRELPAGHRFADQMAPNIWPDRPEGFRATFIDLFAAFDRAGDRLLAAIARHLGLAPDWFDPAVKDGNSVLRLLHYPPIPADAEGVRAGAHEDINLITLLLGAEEAGLELLDRASGQWLAVKPPEGAMVVNVGDMLQRLTNHVLPSTTHRVVNPPPERRGHSRYSMPFFLHPAPDFLIETLPQTISAANPNRYPEPITAHGYLHQRLVEIGLIKP
- a CDS encoding polymer-forming cytoskeletal protein, producing MRDLSGIVTGAIRLDHDGEISGIVSGDITVAAGCRALISGMIRGDITAEPGAEVVITGIVNGAVHAEGATVHVTGIVTLP
- a CDS encoding phosphoribosyltransferase, coding for MTMPILTAVTHADLISDVRALAALIDRDAAWRPTLLVGVGRGGLVPAVYLSHAAGVPMESVDYSGHDDARVAPAITRLAALTRDGARLLFVDDINDSGRTIAQLRTLLEQAGAPRGAVRFATLIDNRGSAARVEWAARTIDRAVTKDWFVFPWEALAPATSIAADVAAVPERTA
- a CDS encoding penicillin-binding protein activator, with translation MAEAIGRSQWSNALSRLVTVTGALLLAACSTVVPRGPVQNAPTAPVAPPVRDTAPEVVNGLPQDVARNRVALLVPLTGSNGGVGRSLANATQLALLDTRNQQVRITSYDTATGAGAAAARAIREGAQLILGPLLAEDVRAVAPIARAAKVPVLSFSNDTGVAGNGAYVLGYAPAQAIERVVAYARGRGVDNFGGLVPNALYGSRASTAFLRAVEQAGGRVVSLQTYDRGPGALGVAVQRMAKDAPFGAVLIADGASTAATAVPLVRRSSPSTQILGTELWNSDGAARSSAALNGAWFASVPDTLYRQYARNYRARFNAAPYRLSSLGYDSVLLVVRIARDWRPGTPFPESRLRDDDGFSGIDGAFRFGRDNVAERALEVQEVRGGDTVTVSPAPTGFGK